In a single window of the Caldibacillus debilis DSM 16016 genome:
- a CDS encoding aminoglycoside 6-adenylyltransferase, whose protein sequence is MKTRTEQEMLDLIITFAKKDHRIRGVLMNGSRVNPNIKKDIFQDYDIVYLVTDVEPFKDENFILSHFGEVMLMEKPEDKIFPPPIGDGRYTYLIQFMDGNRIDMHFIPINKADELIQDSLTRVLLDKDHNIPDIPPPSEQSYLT, encoded by the coding sequence GTGAAAACGAGAACCGAACAAGAAATGTTGGATTTGATCATTACATTTGCTAAAAAAGATCATCGTATACGCGGAGTGCTAATGAACGGTTCTCGTGTAAATCCGAATATAAAGAAAGATATATTTCAAGATTATGATATTGTATATTTAGTTACGGATGTTGAACCATTTAAAGATGAAAACTTTATTTTGTCTCACTTTGGGGAAGTAATGCTTATGGAAAAACCCGAAGATAAAATTTTTCCGCCTCCCATTGGCGATGGCCGTTATACCTATTTAATACAATTTATGGATGGGAACCGAATTGATATGCATTTTATTCCCATAAATAAAGCGGATGAACTGATTCAGGACAGTTTGACAAGGGTTTTACTAGATAAAGACCACAATATTCCAGATATCCCGCCTCCAAGTGAACAAAGTTATCTTACTTAA
- a CDS encoding aminoglycoside 6-adenylyltransferase: MNKVILLKKPTEKLYNDCCNSFIWGLGAHIPKTIWRQELPLLMRLIDIVLREPLIQMLEWYVGIKTDYKYSIGKGGRYLKKFLEPEIWNDFEKTYTDANYDNIWNSLFLFHDLFKKTAEHVGQVYGFQFPEEECKRALAFLKHVKELPQDAKSIF; this comes from the coding sequence GTGAACAAAGTTATCTTACTTAAAAAACCAACGGAAAAATTATATAACGATTGTTGCAATAGTTTTATATGGGGATTAGGAGCCCATATTCCAAAAACCATTTGGAGACAAGAATTACCATTGTTAATGCGTTTAATCGATATTGTTTTGCGTGAGCCATTAATTCAAATGCTTGAATGGTATGTGGGGATTAAAACAGATTATAAATACTCCATCGGGAAAGGAGGCAGGTATTTAAAAAAGTTCTTGGAGCCTGAAATTTGGAATGACTTTGAGAAGACGTATACAGATGCTAATTATGATAATATCTGGAATTCGTTATTCTTATTCCATGACTTATTCAAAAAAACAGCTGAACATGTTGGACAAGTATATGGTTTTCAATTTCCTGAGGAAGAATGTAAAAGAGCGCTGGCTTTTCTAAAACACGTAAAAGAATTGCCGCAAGATGCAAAATCAATTTTTTAG
- a CDS encoding GNAT family N-acetyltransferase codes for MEIRKPNDSEYKKILSLSPQALFEGTLGETKPSDEKVKQLIEPLLQKGSYYLIATEGDNLMGWILIGTSKDQLTEKIYGFIYELFVLEEFRGNGIAKQLMETGIEHLKQDGYSEVRLSVYAGNQAIKLYEKLGFKNRTITMSMNI; via the coding sequence ATGGAAATTAGAAAACCAAACGATTCGGAATATAAAAAGATTTTATCACTTTCACCACAAGCATTATTCGAAGGTACATTAGGCGAAACAAAACCGTCAGATGAAAAAGTCAAACAACTTATTGAACCATTATTGCAGAAAGGAAGCTATTATTTGATAGCAACTGAAGGCGATAATCTAATGGGTTGGATTCTTATCGGAACAAGTAAAGACCAATTAACTGAAAAGATATATGGATTTATTTATGAATTGTTTGTGTTAGAGGAATTTAGGGGAAATGGAATTGCAAAACAATTGATGGAAACTGGTATCGAACATCTTAAACAAGATGGATATTCAGAGGTTCGCTTAAGTGTATATGCAGGAAATCAAGCGATTAAACTGTACGAAAAATTAGGATTCAAAAATAGAACCATTACAATGAGTATGAACATATAA
- a CDS encoding iron chaperone, with the protein MDVFAKYLAGIDNPDHRARTEEILNWVLNKFPNLEPQIKWNTPMFTDHGTFIIGFSTAKHHLSVSPEEVCIAHFADDIAKAGYSATKGLFRIPWNEPVNYELLGKMIEFNIRDKAEYTKFWRK; encoded by the coding sequence ATGGACGTTTTTGCAAAATATTTGGCGGGTATCGATAACCCCGATCACCGGGCCCGAACAGAGGAAATTCTGAACTGGGTTTTAAATAAATTCCCAAATTTGGAACCGCAAATCAAGTGGAATACGCCAATGTTTACCGATCACGGCACATTTATCATCGGCTTTTCCACAGCGAAGCATCATTTGAGCGTTTCACCCGAAGAAGTATGCATTGCGCACTTTGCCGATGACATCGCCAAAGCCGGTTACAGCGCTACCAAAGGGTTGTTTCGAATTCCGTGGAATGAGCCGGTAAATTACGAATTGCTTGGGAAAATGATTGAATTTAATATTCGGGATAAAGCGGAATATACGAAATTTTGGCGGAAATAA
- a CDS encoding permease encodes MDPGILQDFLAIVSELTLLFLGISFVIYLLEGYIPYEKMQSLLSKRHPLFGALIAVAFAFVTPFCSCSTIPVVVTLFNQKVRFGIVMIFLFASPVLDPTILTLMAAVLGIKTAAAYAMITALLSILTGFALEKLGFENQVKQVMVKGKADFGKKRKAKDALLETLRLMKTVFPYLLIGAGIGAIIRGAVPTEWISTHMGGDKWWLVPLAAIIGIPLYIRLSAMIPISQILIAKGMALGPVMALLISSAGASLPEIALLHGIFRKKLVLAFVASVITMAALSGFLFYII; translated from the coding sequence ATGGATCCAGGGATTCTTCAAGATTTTCTTGCGATCGTGTCCGAACTCACCCTTTTATTTTTGGGCATTTCATTCGTCATTTACCTTTTGGAAGGATATATTCCTTATGAGAAGATGCAAAGCTTGTTATCAAAGCGCCATCCGTTGTTCGGGGCACTGATCGCTGTCGCGTTTGCCTTCGTGACGCCCTTTTGCTCCTGTTCTACGATCCCGGTCGTCGTAACGCTTTTCAATCAGAAGGTCCGTTTCGGCATCGTGATGATTTTTCTCTTTGCTTCTCCTGTGCTCGATCCGACCATCTTGACGCTCATGGCCGCGGTGCTCGGAATAAAAACGGCGGCCGCTTACGCCATGATCACCGCTCTTTTATCCATACTGACCGGTTTTGCGCTTGAAAAACTGGGATTTGAAAATCAAGTGAAGCAGGTCATGGTGAAAGGAAAAGCCGATTTCGGAAAGAAACGAAAAGCAAAGGATGCCTTGTTGGAAACCCTGCGTTTAATGAAAACGGTTTTTCCGTATTTGCTTATCGGTGCGGGCATCGGAGCCATTATCCGCGGCGCCGTACCGACGGAATGGATATCAACCCATATGGGAGGTGATAAGTGGTGGCTTGTTCCCCTTGCAGCCATCATCGGGATCCCTTTGTATATCCGCCTTTCCGCGATGATTCCCATCTCGCAAATCCTGATTGCAAAAGGGATGGCATTGGGACCGGTCATGGCGCTGTTGATTAGCTCAGCAGGAGCAAGCCTGCCGGAGATCGCACTGTTGCACGGTATCTTTAGAAAAAAGCTGGTTTTGGCGTTTGTCGCCTCCGTCATAACAATGGCGGCATTGTCCGGATTTTTGTTCTATATCATTTAA
- a CDS encoding MarR family winged helix-turn-helix transcriptional regulator, giving the protein MENTRELFQVLTRRFGLLNKNCCSIDSENISLVQSHILYEIDKGKSPSMQQVADALGMDITTFSRQIQNLVKRGLVKKTPLPEDRRVYTLSLTAEGKSVAAAIDQEINRYLDEIFSHMSEFEKETVIRSIKLLNECMAKSSVCCKPLF; this is encoded by the coding sequence ATGGAAAATACGAGAGAGCTGTTTCAAGTGTTGACACGCCGTTTCGGATTGTTAAATAAAAATTGCTGTTCGATTGATTCCGAAAATATTTCGCTCGTTCAAAGCCATATTCTTTACGAAATTGATAAGGGAAAGTCCCCATCCATGCAACAGGTGGCCGATGCATTGGGGATGGATATTACGACGTTCAGCAGGCAGATTCAAAATTTGGTAAAAAGGGGACTCGTAAAAAAAACGCCGCTTCCCGAAGACCGCAGGGTATACACCTTGTCGTTGACCGCCGAAGGGAAATCAGTCGCGGCAGCCATCGATCAAGAAATCAACCGGTATTTGGATGAGATTTTTTCCCATATGTCGGAATTTGAGAAAGAAACCGTCATCCGTTCGATAAAGTTGTTGAATGAATGCATGGCAAAATCGAGCGTCTGCTGCAAACCGTTATTTTGA
- the arsC gene encoding arsenate reductase (thioredoxin), whose product MKNKKTIYFLCTGNSCRSQMAEGWAKKYLGDEWEVYSAGIEAHGLNPAAVKVMKEVGIDISNQTSDVIDPKILDQADLVVTLCGHAADHCPVTPPHVKRVHWGFDDPAKAEGTEEERLAVFRRVRDEIGERIKKFAETGE is encoded by the coding sequence ATGAAAAACAAGAAGACGATTTACTTTTTATGTACGGGCAATTCTTGCCGCAGCCAGATGGCTGAAGGATGGGCGAAAAAATATCTCGGCGATGAATGGGAAGTGTACAGTGCCGGCATCGAGGCTCACGGATTAAATCCGGCCGCCGTGAAGGTTATGAAAGAAGTGGGGATCGATATTTCGAACCAGACATCGGATGTCATCGATCCGAAAATATTGGATCAAGCAGATCTCGTTGTGACATTATGCGGCCATGCGGCGGACCATTGTCCGGTGACCCCGCCGCATGTGAAACGCGTCCATTGGGGATTTGATGATCCGGCAAAGGCGGAAGGAACGGAAGAGGAAAGATTGGCCGTATTCCGCCGTGTTCGCGATGAAATCGGCGAACGCATCAAGAAATTTGCCGAGACGGGCGAATAA
- a CDS encoding alpha/beta hydrolase: protein MKHFYRRGKRDGSPVLLLLHGTGGNECDLLPLANILDPEAGVLGVRGEVSENGMARFFRRIREGVFDVEDLVFRTRRLADFLDSAAEQYAFDRKRVIAVGYSNGANMAASLLFHIPGSLKGALLFHPMVPRRGIALPDLSGTKVWIAAGEADPICPKEEAEELENLLRGAGSDVTVHWEKGGHSIKKSEVEQARQWYQKHF from the coding sequence ATGAAACATTTTTACCGTAGGGGAAAAAGGGACGGAAGCCCCGTCTTGCTTCTGCTTCACGGAACGGGCGGAAACGAGTGCGATTTGCTTCCCCTGGCGAATATCCTGGATCCGGAAGCCGGCGTGCTCGGCGTCCGCGGCGAAGTGTCGGAAAACGGGATGGCCCGGTTTTTCCGCAGGATCCGCGAAGGCGTCTTCGACGTGGAGGATTTGGTTTTCCGCACCCGGCGATTGGCGGATTTTCTCGATTCCGCCGCGGAACAATATGCCTTCGACCGAAAGCGGGTCATTGCCGTCGGTTATTCCAACGGGGCGAACATGGCGGCAAGCCTCCTTTTCCATATTCCGGGCAGCCTGAAAGGGGCCCTCCTTTTCCATCCGATGGTCCCGCGGCGGGGAATCGCCCTTCCCGATTTAAGCGGGACGAAGGTGTGGATTGCCGCCGGGGAAGCGGATCCGATCTGTCCGAAAGAGGAAGCGGAAGAGCTGGAAAACCTGTTGCGGGGCGCCGGAAGCGACGTGACTGTCCATTGGGAAAAAGGAGGGCATTCGATCAAAAAATCGGAAGTGGAACAGGCGCGGCAATGGTATCAAAAGCATTTTTAA